TTGACGCGGTCCGCTGTGTCCCGATACCGCACATCCCACGCAAGCTCTGGTGCTCCGATAACTGCCGCAAATTTTGGAAACAATGAGTTCGTTCCAGCCTGGATATACATGTAACCGTCAGAACAACGATACGCATCCGTGGGACTGGACAGAACGTCGCGCGCACCGTTTCGACCAGGTACGTCATCATTGAACGCTGCCCACACTCCACGAATGCCCATTGAGGTGTACATCGCATCGAATGCCGCGACGTCAACGTGTTGCCCGTTCCCATGCTCATCTCGCACACGTAACGCTGCCATTGCAGCCATCACGGCGTGGTAAGCAGCGATGTGATCTACCACGAACGAACCAGAAACTGACGGCGCGCCATCGGCATTACCGGTCAGACTCATTAATCCTGTTTCTGCTTGTGCGATCGCGTCGAACAATGCGCGATCGCGGTTACCGCCTGACTGACCGAAGCCAGAGATAGAGATCAGAGATGCGCGCGGGTTGAGCTTCTGTAGGTCTTCGAATCCCAACCCCATCTTGTCGATCACCCCGGGCCGGAAGTTCTCAACGATCAGGTCCGCACGGGACGCAAGATCCTTCAGGATCTCGCGTCCCGTCTCAGATCTCGGGTCAAGTGAGAGCCCGCGCTTGTTGCGGTTAAAGATGTTCGAGTAGACGCTTCGTCCGTCGCGTTCCAAGGGGCGATTGTGGCGGATGGCCTCGCCTTCGATGGTTTCGATTTTGATGACGTCGGCACCCATGTCCCCGAGCATCTGGCAACACAGGGGGCCCGCGATGAAGCGACTCAAGTCCAGAACTTTGATGCCGGAGAGTATAGAGGTGTTCATGATGCTGTCGATTCTGCCGGAACTTCAGTCAGAGCGAGTTCAGCGTCATCCCGATCGGTACTCTGTCGCAGGAAGTATGCGCAAATGAAGACCAACGCTTGGGTAAACAGAATGTACAGCGACAAGGCCCAGGGATCACCGTTAGTGGCGATCAGCAGCGCCGTGGCGATGGTCGCGGTCATACCGAAGAGTATCGAAGGGATCTGCAAGACAAGTGATAGTCCTGTGTACCGCACTCGGGCGGGAAACAGGCCCGCGAAGAGCACAGGCTCAGCGGCATACTGCGGGCCGTACGCGAGGTTGAATCCGATGATGGCGACTGCAAAAAGCGCGAAGGTCGAGTTGGTATCGAGCAGCCAGAAGAAGGGAAACGCCAAAAGCATTCCAATGGTTGCGCCGAACATGACGACACGACGAGCGTTGAATCGGTCTGAGGCTATTCCCATTCCGTAAAATACGAAGACCCCGATCGCGGCGCCCACGGTTGTGGCCGTCAGCGCGAGAGTCCGATCGATTTCTGTGAACTCCACTGAGTAGGTGATGACAAAGGTCAGCATCACATAGCCAAGCGTCCCAACACCGTATGCGATTCCCATAGCGAGAAGAGTACGTCCAAGATACTTGCGGCCGATCGTCTTCAGGGGAGATGCCTCCGTGACGACGATTGCTGCGGCTTTGTTGCGCTCAGCTTCCTCTGTGGCACGAATGAAGTCGGGCGTTTCCGTGAGCTTCATCCGAATTACCAAGCCAGCGACCACCAGAACGATGCTGAATAAGAAAGGCAGTCGCCAGCCCCACGAGAGGAGCTGCTCATCTGGGAGTAGAGAGACAATCGCGAAAGCTCCAGTCGACATCACGATTCCGAGCGCATTGCCTACTTGGGTGAAGCTACCGTACTTGCCTTTCTTCCCCTCCGGCGCGAATTCGACAGCTACGAGCGCTGCGCCGCCCCATTCACCGCCTGTAGCGAAGCCTTGGACTAGGCGAAGAATTACCAGCAGGATTGGTGCGAGGATGCCAATCTGCGCTGTAGTCGGCACTAAGGCGATCGCAGTGGTTGCCAGGCCCATGATCATTAGCGTCGCGACGAGCGCCACTTTACGGCCTTTTCGGTCTCCGATGAGCCCAAAGACAATTCCGCCGAGTGGACGGGCGAAGAATCCCACACCGAAGATTGCGAATGACAGAAGTATTCCCGTAAGTGGGTCATTTTCTGGGAAGAAGACGCGGCCGAACACCAAGGTTGAGGCAGTGGCAAAGATGAAAAAGTCGTACCACTCGATCGCGGTTCCGATCAATGAGGCGGTTGCAGCTTTCCGGGCGAGAGCGATCTGCTCTTGCAGGGGTGTACTCACGTCGTTGTGATCCTATCTCGTCGAGTTCGATGTCAATGGGACATATCGTATCGTATTTAACGATCGTTCTGTCAAGTAATTGCGTAAAGCCCTGCCTTGTCAAGCCTTCTTCACAATTTGACATTGAACGATCGTTCGATCATCTGTTACGGTGAGGTCAACAAAGGAGTGAACAATGACACCTAATGTCTTGCCCAATATGAAGGTTCGATCCCCCCGCTGGCACGATCTGCTCGATGTCCGCACCATTGATTCGTCTGGCGATCCGCAGGCGGATTTGAAGGAGCCGACATACGAAAACGTTGAAGTCGGAGAACTGTTTGGGCCCGAAGTGCTCCCACTAACGCAGTACCGCGCGATGCGGTACGACTTCATCATGGGGAGTCGCAATGCGCTCTCGGGTGTAACCGGTTCAAATAACTCCCCGCTCGCTCACCCGGGCAGCTTCTCAAATGAATTGTTCGAGATCTACACGCTCAATTACGCCGCCAGTAAGATCGTCGGAGTGCACGCGAGTGAAGAGATCTGGCTCGAGCAAGCCGCGTCCGTTGGCGAGAATATAGTTCTTAGCGGGGAGTTCGTCGAGAAGTACGAAAAGCGTGGCCAGGGTTACGCGGTTGTGAGTGGCGAAGCTCGCGACCAAGCGGGGAATCTACTCGCACGCCGACTTGGTACAGAGATCATGCGCACCGTTCCCGGCGATGTCGTCGGACGAAAGGCGTCATCTGGCTCGAGTGCAAGGCGCATGGACACAACGGTGGACCGATCTGCTCGCCGGGTGGGGCCGAACGCGAATAATTTTTCGCCCGGAGACTGGTTTGAATTCGATCCGCACCTCGTCACGTTCGAGCAGGCCGCACTGTACTCCCGCTTCGGCGAGTATGTCACGTCCATTCACGGCAGCATGGAAGCAGCACAGTCGGCGGGTCTAAAAGTCCCGATTGTGCAAGGTCAGCAGCAGATGTGCCTTCTCTTGGACGGGTTCTTCTCGCTCATCGGTCCTCGGTTCCACAGCGGAGGTCATATAGCGGCGAAGTTCATCGGCCCGGTTCGTGTGTTCTCAGAGCTCACCCTCCAGGGCCGCGTCTTCAGTTGTGACGGCACCCCTTCCACTACGCGCTTCGAATGCTGGCTCACAGACGAGACGGGGCGCACTGTAACCGTCGCAACAGCAGAATGGACCGAAAAATGACTGTAACGCGCGACCAAGCAATTGCAGTAATCGAGAAACTCGCGCCAACCCCCATGCTCATCGCCGGGGAATTCGTCGGAGGGAAAGGTTCGGGCGAACTGACCATCTCAGATCCCGCCCGTGACAGCACCATCATCGCTGTCCAATCCGCGTCCACAGACCAGCTGGGGCAGGCGGTTACAGCCGCGTCTGCAGCGCAACGAGAGTGGGAGAATGTTTCGCCCACCGACCGTGCCGCCACACTTCACCGGCTTGCCGACGCCATCGAAACGTGCGCCGATCAGTTCACGGCAGTCATTACTACCCAGCTCGGCTCGCCCGTCGGACTTTCCGAACGACTCCACGTTCGGCTAGCGGTCGCAGACATCAGGGCAGTCGCCGAGGCGCTGGTCTCCATGAAGTTTGAACAGCAGATTGGCGCCTCTATGGTGCTTGAGCGGGCCGCCGGAGTCGTATTCGCGATCACTCCATGGAATTATCCACTGCATCAAGTCGTGGCCAAGGTTGCACCTGCGATCGCAGCGGGGTGTTCCGTGATCCTGAAGCCCAGCGAAGAGGCACTCGGTGCCGCTGCCCTTTTCGCGCGCTGCGTCCAGGAGAGCGGACTACCTGCAGGAGTATTGAACGTCGTCGTCGGCGGAGGCAGAGAGATTGCCAATGAACTCGTTGGCCACCCTGGTATTGATGTAGTGTCCTTCACTGGCTCGACCGAAGTTGGCTCCGCGATCGCACGGCAAGCAGCAGGAACGATCACCCGCGTACACCTAGAGCTAGGGGGTAAATCACCCAGCCTAATTGCCCCAAGCGGCGACCTTACCACGGGTGTTAAAGTGACCCTAGCAAACTGTTTCCTGAACTCGGGTCAGAGCTGCAACGCATTGACTCGTCTCCTGGTACCCAGAGAGAACCTGAGCCAAGTAGAACAGCAGATTCTTGGGTTGATGCCACGCCATCAGCCGGTGGACCCATGGTCGAATGGTGCCCGCATGGGTTCAGTCGTTTCGGTCGCACGCCAGGCCTCCATCTGGAGCGATATTCAGGCCGCCAAAGACCGCGGTGACACGATTCTTGCAGGCGGCACGGGGCTCCCGGATGGCATCGAACGAGGGGCTTTCGTGCGGCCCACTGTCTTTTTCGACACGGACCCTAATAGCCCAATAGCGCAAGAAGAGGTCTTCGGCCCTGTTCTCACCGTTCTCGCCTACGACGATCTGAACCACGCCCTCGAACTGGCAAACGCAACCCGCTACGGGCTCGGCGGGAGTGTTTGGGCCTCGACGAACCACGAAGCGGCTGACATTGCACGCGAAATCCGTTCAGGCCAGGTAGATCTTAACGGCGGAGCATTCAACCCCGCCGCTCCTTTCGGTGGCTTCAAAGCATCAGGATACGGTCGAGAACTCGGCCGGTACGGGATTGCCAGCTTCATCGAACCGCAGTCGCTGCAGAACTGATCGGAGATACAAAATGTCTTACTTCATCATCGACCACCCGCGCCCGGGACTGGCGATCGCCACAATTAACCGACCCGAGAAGCTAAATACGATGACCGGGCCGCTTCTTGAGGAAGCGGTAGAACAGTTCGCCGCCCTCGACCGTGATCCTGAAACTCGAGTTCTCATCCTTACCGGAGCAGGACGCGCGTTCTGCGCAGGGGGTGACCTCAGCGAGGGCCCCGGGGGCGCTGTGACTGCGGGTCTATCGGGAGAAGCCGCCGGGGACCTCCTTCTCGATTTTATGAAGACAAGCACAATCCTCAGCAAAGGAAACTTCACCACCATCGCCGCAGTCAATGGAGCTTGCGCAGGTGCTGGACTTTCTTGGGCAGCGGCATGTGATCTGCGAGTAAGCGCCTCGGCCGCAAGATTTAATACAGCTTTTCTAAATGCCGGCCTCTCAGGGGATTTCGGAGGCTACTGGTTTCTTGAACGCCTCATCGGACGAGGACGAGCTATTGACCTATACCTTCGGCCGCGACCATTCGATGCTCAGGAAGCCCTCGACATTGGTTTCGTATCCGCTGTCGTACACAACGCTCTTGAAAGCGCGTCGGAAATCGCAGATAAGCTTCTTGACTGTGCCCCCATTGCGCTTCAATCGATGAAACGGAATTTCGTGGACTCCAGTTTGCCGCTTGGTGAATACCTCACTCAGGAGGCGCACCGGCACTCCGCTTGCGTGGACGCGAACGACGCAGCAGAAGCGGCGCGGGCGTTCGTGGAGAAGCGTGCTCCCCATTTTGTTGGTCGCTGAATGCTCCCATCTATGGAAAATGATCTTATGAACATTACTCAAGAATTTGGTGAGGATGTCCCAACCGATAGACTCTCATCGATGCCGAATGTCCAGTCTGAGAAGCCAAGACGCAAGTCTCCCTCGCGCGTAACATCTGTCAATACGCGCGACGCGATCGTAGCGGCTGCAGTGAGCGCATTCTACGATAATGGATATCATGGCACTGCGATACGTGAGATCGCGTCGCGTGCGGACCTCTCGTTGTCGGCTCTGTACCACTACTTCGCGTCAAAGCAGGAACTGCTGGCAGGCATTATTGACGGTTTCATGGTCGAATCCGTTCGGGTGATCGACGCGGCGGTACAGTCCGCTGGTGCAGATCCTGGGGCTCGACTCCGTGCCGCGGCTCGCACCCAAGTCCACCGAAACGCCACTAACATTGCGCTGAGCTTCATCACCAACAGTGAGATCCGGAGTCTCGAAGGCGCAAATCAACTACGCCACATCGGTCATAGGGATCAGATTCAGGCACTTTTTGACGATGCGGTCATGGACGGAAGGAAGCAAAGGCTGTTCGATGTCACATACCCGAAGGAAGCCAGCCGTGCGATCGTCACAATGTGCACCGCCGTCGCAACATGGTACCGGCCCACCGGGCCGCTCACTCCTGACGAAGTTGCCGACCGCTACGGTGAGTACGCACTGAATCTGGTGAACGCAAGCTAGCTCACATCGGGTCACTAATTGCGCAGCTCGAAGCCGAACGACGCCCATGTGTATTCGCAGAGCAGAACCCAAAACTATGCCATTTTCGCTCTTGGATATTGGTTGGCCCGGGGCCGGCTGGCAGATTGGTGCCACGCTTGGCTGGGTGCGACTCGCTCATTTTAAGGCCCACTCCGCTGGCTTGATAGAAGGTTGTCCGGCCCGGCCATAAGTTTGGGCAGTGACCCACTAGCGAACTGCCTCGGCGTGACTCTCCTCGGATTGGCACTATAGAAGCCGGTCCGAAGGAAGAGCTTTAGATGACCATCGTGACCATCGTGACCAGCCAGGACACCCATGTAATAAACGTGGACACCCATGCCAACCCGGGCACCGCCGCCATGCTTGCCTTGGCGACCGGTCCAGTCGTTGACATCGCCACTTTTACGGCAAGGCTGCCGAGCATCGCCCGGCCCACCGGCTGGATAGGCAGGCGGTACTCAGCCGGACAGGTCTAGGTCATCGTGGAGGGCACTAATGCCTGCGGCGC
This region of Arthrobacter alpinus genomic DNA includes:
- a CDS encoding CaiB/BaiF CoA transferase family protein translates to MNTSILSGIKVLDLSRFIAGPLCCQMLGDMGADVIKIETIEGEAIRHNRPLERDGRSVYSNIFNRNKRGLSLDPRSETGREILKDLASRADLIVENFRPGVIDKMGLGFEDLQKLNPRASLISISGFGQSGGNRDRALFDAIAQAETGLMSLTGNADGAPSVSGSFVVDHIAAYHAVMAAMAALRVRDEHGNGQHVDVAAFDAMYTSMGIRGVWAAFNDDVPGRNGARDVLSSPTDAYRCSDGYMYIQAGTNSLFPKFAAVIGAPELAWDVRYRDTADRVNNVEILTTAIEEWTSTRTCAEVGAELRAAGIPHGTVNTPAQAARSTQVIDRELLRTIEHPVSGPLTVYGHAMRFSSTPLTINLAPPLVGEHTREILTNTLGWSDERISKALKEKTVSSPPRQSDQDCAGEVSQ
- a CDS encoding MFS transporter, which translates into the protein MSTPLQEQIALARKAATASLIGTAIEWYDFFIFATASTLVFGRVFFPENDPLTGILLSFAIFGVGFFARPLGGIVFGLIGDRKGRKVALVATLMIMGLATTAIALVPTTAQIGILAPILLVILRLVQGFATGGEWGGAALVAVEFAPEGKKGKYGSFTQVGNALGIVMSTGAFAIVSLLPDEQLLSWGWRLPFLFSIVLVVAGLVIRMKLTETPDFIRATEEAERNKAAAIVVTEASPLKTIGRKYLGRTLLAMGIAYGVGTLGYVMLTFVITYSVEFTEIDRTLALTATTVGAAIGVFVFYGMGIASDRFNARRVVMFGATIGMLLAFPFFWLLDTNSTFALFAVAIIGFNLAYGPQYAAEPVLFAGLFPARVRYTGLSLVLQIPSILFGMTATIATALLIATNGDPWALSLYILFTQALVFICAYFLRQSTDRDDAELALTEVPAESTAS
- a CDS encoding MaoC family dehydratase, translating into MTPNVLPNMKVRSPRWHDLLDVRTIDSSGDPQADLKEPTYENVEVGELFGPEVLPLTQYRAMRYDFIMGSRNALSGVTGSNNSPLAHPGSFSNELFEIYTLNYAASKIVGVHASEEIWLEQAASVGENIVLSGEFVEKYEKRGQGYAVVSGEARDQAGNLLARRLGTEIMRTVPGDVVGRKASSGSSARRMDTTVDRSARRVGPNANNFSPGDWFEFDPHLVTFEQAALYSRFGEYVTSIHGSMEAAQSAGLKVPIVQGQQQMCLLLDGFFSLIGPRFHSGGHIAAKFIGPVRVFSELTLQGRVFSCDGTPSTTRFECWLTDETGRTVTVATAEWTEK
- a CDS encoding aldehyde dehydrogenase family protein, which translates into the protein MDRKMTVTRDQAIAVIEKLAPTPMLIAGEFVGGKGSGELTISDPARDSTIIAVQSASTDQLGQAVTAASAAQREWENVSPTDRAATLHRLADAIETCADQFTAVITTQLGSPVGLSERLHVRLAVADIRAVAEALVSMKFEQQIGASMVLERAAGVVFAITPWNYPLHQVVAKVAPAIAAGCSVILKPSEEALGAAALFARCVQESGLPAGVLNVVVGGGREIANELVGHPGIDVVSFTGSTEVGSAIARQAAGTITRVHLELGGKSPSLIAPSGDLTTGVKVTLANCFLNSGQSCNALTRLLVPRENLSQVEQQILGLMPRHQPVDPWSNGARMGSVVSVARQASIWSDIQAAKDRGDTILAGGTGLPDGIERGAFVRPTVFFDTDPNSPIAQEEVFGPVLTVLAYDDLNHALELANATRYGLGGSVWASTNHEAADIAREIRSGQVDLNGGAFNPAAPFGGFKASGYGRELGRYGIASFIEPQSLQN
- a CDS encoding enoyl-CoA hydratase/isomerase family protein; this encodes MSYFIIDHPRPGLAIATINRPEKLNTMTGPLLEEAVEQFAALDRDPETRVLILTGAGRAFCAGGDLSEGPGGAVTAGLSGEAAGDLLLDFMKTSTILSKGNFTTIAAVNGACAGAGLSWAAACDLRVSASAARFNTAFLNAGLSGDFGGYWFLERLIGRGRAIDLYLRPRPFDAQEALDIGFVSAVVHNALESASEIADKLLDCAPIALQSMKRNFVDSSLPLGEYLTQEAHRHSACVDANDAAEAARAFVEKRAPHFVGR
- a CDS encoding TetR family transcriptional regulator, giving the protein MENDLMNITQEFGEDVPTDRLSSMPNVQSEKPRRKSPSRVTSVNTRDAIVAAAVSAFYDNGYHGTAIREIASRADLSLSALYHYFASKQELLAGIIDGFMVESVRVIDAAVQSAGADPGARLRAAARTQVHRNATNIALSFITNSEIRSLEGANQLRHIGHRDQIQALFDDAVMDGRKQRLFDVTYPKEASRAIVTMCTAVATWYRPTGPLTPDEVADRYGEYALNLVNAS